GTAATGCAACGTACGGCGATTTCTATGAACAAAATCTTTGCTATAGAACATCTATGGCTGGGTTATCACTAGCAAAGTTATTAGCGGCCGGACGCGGACAGCGAGTTAGCTTTGATGATAGAGATGATTCGGTTGTTACACAAACCTATGAAAACCACCCTCAGCCACAATGCCGTCTTGACACTTACGTCGAAGGAGCGCTGTGCAAGATAGAAGATGATAGCTACTTGATCCCAGGTAAAGATGTTGTTTTCGGACGTCAATCTATCTATGCAGAACTAGAAGCTGCTCGCAATCACTGTGCAAGTATTTCTAAGATCCTTGAGGTTCCAAACGCAAACGACGCATTTCGTCCTAAGTGCTGGTATAAACCTCGCTTAGCTGAATAAAATTTCTTCGAAAATAATGAGGATAAGATGATGAATATTACAAAAAGTTTGGTTCTGTTATTTACATTATTATTTGCATTAACTCTAGCGAGCAAAGCGGAAGCTCGCGTACCAATTCCAATTGACCGATGTGAGTTATCAGGCTGTGGAGATGGTGGCCCTACAACACCATCCGAAACAAATCGGTTTTTGGACCAAAAATATGTAGATCAGTTAAGGTCGCGCTGTAACGGTACAGAATTGAGTCAAGAGGAGTGTAGACAGTATCGTGACTATGCGCGTGGTAACTGTATCAACGATACGGAATATTATTACGCGAAAACAAAGAACTTCGCTCCAGTGTGTAACCAATTCGATCCTTCTAAATTAATCGCTGTGTGTCGTTGTGGTTGTTTCGAAATAGGAACTAAAATTTCAGCTCGTGAAAATGGTTCAAACATTAATAGTCAAATCAACATTGAAAACTTGTTCAGCAATGAACAACAGTTCAATGTACTTGCAATGGCTGACACTGCCACCCTATCTAATGTGCAATTTGACCTAGAACAGATCGCAGATACTACGAAAGGACCTGAGGAAAAGCCTCTAATCGTAATCAAGACGGCATCTGGTATTCGTTTAGGTTTAACAGAAGAACATGGTGTATTGCTGGCTTCTGGCAAGATGGATGTTGCACGTAACCTACATGTTGGTGATCAGCTAGTAAAAGAAGATGGCTCAATTGATATTATTACCTCGCTTGAGCAAGGCGCAGAAAACCAAGATGTTTATAATTTACTGACAAACTCTGAAGACGAACAAGGCCACTTAGTCATTGCTAATGGTTTAGTCATGGGAGACCTTTACTGGCAAAACATTTTGATGAGTGAAATGGCAAAATTCGAAGTTAGACAGTGATTTAATCAATGATTCAATCTAGCAAAAAACTAGCTGTTGAGATTATTTATCAACAGTTAGTTTTTATAGGATTTATTATGATAAATAAAAAATACTTGGCCATTATCACATTTTTTACCCTGTTAGGTTTGTTCTACCTTGGGAGCGAAACTCTCTTTGATTATAAAGAGGAGCAAAAAGTCGAGAGAGTTACAAGACAAGTTTCAACTGACAATCATAATACAAATAACGATATAGACAAACCTGTACATAAAAGCGAAACAAAAATAAAGCAAGAACTTAAATTTATTTCACCCACCAGTGAAGCTCTAGAAACTGCCAAGCAGGGAGTGAATGATTATATTGGTTTTAACCAGTACGCAGATCGGGCTGAAAGAAAGACCGCATTATTTCAAAACTGGGATTTAAACCCAGACATACTCGAATTGCAACATGATATTTTAGTGAAAAAAGACATAGCCGACTCACTTTTTGGCGAGAATCAAGCACATGCAAGGTTACTTGCAATTGACTACCTTGGCTACTTATCTAGTAATGGTCAACGAAAACCAATTGAGAAAACGATTTCAGCTCTTTCCCAAAGAATAAATAATGAAGAATGGAGCAAAGGAATTGAACACGATTATGTCGATTTAATACTTAAATATACGGATTCTCTCTCGCAAGATGAGTTAATGAGCAACTTTGAGGTTATTGTTGAATTTTCAGGATACTCTCAAAAAAGTCATGATTTATTTACAACGGGACTATCTCTCTCTGAAACAGTACTCCTATTGCCCGATAGCAAAATGGAAGAATTAAAAACTCGATTAAATTTAGTCAAGGAGCAACTATGAAAACACTAATGCATTCGATGTTGATAAGCACTGTATTGTGCGCCTGTGGAGGGGATAGTTCAGCAAAGCCACATGATGATACATCAAAGCCTGTAGTAACGAACCCAGATCCTAAACCTCATG
The sequence above is a segment of the Pseudoalteromonas piscicida genome. Coding sequences within it:
- a CDS encoding Hint domain-containing protein; amino-acid sequence: MMNITKSLVLLFTLLFALTLASKAEARVPIPIDRCELSGCGDGGPTTPSETNRFLDQKYVDQLRSRCNGTELSQEECRQYRDYARGNCINDTEYYYAKTKNFAPVCNQFDPSKLIAVCRCGCFEIGTKISARENGSNINSQINIENLFSNEQQFNVLAMADTATLSNVQFDLEQIADTTKGPEEKPLIVIKTASGIRLGLTEEHGVLLASGKMDVARNLHVGDQLVKEDGSIDIITSLEQGAENQDVYNLLTNSEDEQGHLVIANGLVMGDLYWQNILMSEMAKFEVRQ